A window from bacterium encodes these proteins:
- a CDS encoding chemotaxis protein CheX, protein MSSVSSLDYVRAFSQAAEMVLEQLLGEKPVRGTPTFQLGATLQLQQVNAIIGLTGGVTGQIAYGMDKASAHAIAGAMMMEEVKYLDEMAISALSELANMISGNATVLLSQSGAVSDITPPSVVMGGSVMAAWYGIRAMVMPLKLSLGTLYVTVGLRPKRSMI, encoded by the coding sequence ATGAGTTCCGTTTCCTCTCTGGATTACGTCCGCGCGTTCAGCCAAGCGGCTGAGATGGTCCTCGAGCAGCTGCTCGGGGAGAAGCCCGTGCGTGGTACACCGACTTTCCAGCTCGGCGCCACCCTCCAGTTGCAGCAGGTGAACGCGATCATCGGCCTGACCGGCGGCGTCACGGGCCAGATCGCCTACGGGATGGACAAGGCGAGCGCCCATGCCATCGCCGGGGCCATGATGATGGAAGAGGTCAAGTACCTGGACGAGATGGCCATCTCGGCGCTCAGCGAGCTCGCCAACATGATCTCTGGGAACGCGACCGTGCTCCTAAGCCAGTCGGGCGCGGTCTCGGACATCACGCCTCCCTCGGTCGTTATGGGCGGGTCGGTGATGGCCGCCTGGTACGGCATCCGCGCCATGGTCATGCCGCTCAAGCTGAGCCTGGGAACCCTGTACGTGACGGTCGGTCTGAGGCCCAAACGCTCCATGATCTAG
- a CDS encoding SRPBCC family protein — translation MLREIVSLLVILTAAPAFARPITLTPAEERRIEQGEIVTRVQESDDAIKTVTSVGRVKHPARDVYLLMTDFKNYPRIYNALESARIDPADGAIAHYQARVPWPLPGRTVSVSTILEPQANAFSWRRVGGNIRAYQGELIAVPVGDRACTVFYTAKVDPGFDWLPTWFLNWAQSYVLPSIVHAIRDTLGKRQGPYWEAGVSRPAFTQEPGTAP, via the coding sequence ATGCTTAGAGAGATTGTTTCCCTTTTGGTCATCCTGACGGCCGCTCCGGCGTTCGCCCGCCCGATAACCCTGACGCCCGCCGAGGAGCGGCGCATCGAGCAGGGCGAGATCGTCACGCGGGTTCAAGAAAGCGACGACGCCATCAAGACGGTCACCAGCGTCGGGCGGGTCAAGCACCCCGCGCGCGACGTCTACCTCTTGATGACGGACTTCAAGAACTACCCGCGGATCTACAACGCCCTGGAGTCGGCCCGCATCGACCCCGCCGACGGGGCGATCGCCCACTACCAGGCCCGCGTCCCCTGGCCTCTGCCCGGCCGGACCGTCTCAGTTTCGACCATCCTCGAACCCCAGGCCAACGCTTTCTCGTGGCGCCGGGTCGGGGGCAATATCCGGGCCTACCAGGGCGAACTGATTGCCGTGCCCGTGGGCGATCGCGCCTGCACCGTCTTCTACACCGCCAAGGTGGACCCCGGCTTCGACTGGCTGCCCACTTGGTTTCTCAACTGGGCCCAGAGCTACGTGCTGCCGAGCATCGTCCACGCCATCCGAGACACCCTCGGCAAGCGCCAGGGGCCCTACTGGGAAGCCGGGGTGAGCCGGCCCGCCTTCACCCAGGAACCCGGGACGGCCCCTTAA
- a CDS encoding ion transporter encodes MRQSPSSPLRRYQAFRAWTRNLLVDPESLAKKRFDRLMVLLTIASLLLLGLDFGFEPTGRVLLALHVGDYLILAVFAFDYFGRLWLTEPEFPSAVRLRWIDVLFYHFMARLRFVLKPANLIDLVSILPLISYFRALRILRILRLLQVFRVLPVNPFEALEAAIRRNSLLYASTFAFVGLAVSVASVLVFVAEHRVNPAFKHFGNAVWWAVVTVTTVGFGDVVPLTAGGKIVGIMLMFGGMFLIALFAGVISQTLVSQLLVLREERVRMSGLVDQIVICGWNRNGPLLLEELALRYASRLSRIVVFANEDPPDGFDARFTFVKGDPTKESECDKVRMDVATSVLIIADNPERDPSASDAKTVLTAFAIRSYERKLPERGIVRRHPLHISAEVIDSQNAAILQTAGVDEIIQSARLSCSLLAHSAGAPETGQVFYDLLTHPDQQLTRIPLTITPDGANRFFEIATAFKRREEALAIGLVRKGALMLNPPADTVVQEGDELLVLHQAIALEAKAVEKGLFKRIMPRLRR; translated from the coding sequence ATGCGACAGTCCCCATCCTCGCCCCTCAGACGCTACCAGGCCTTCCGAGCCTGGACGCGCAACCTCCTGGTCGATCCCGAGAGCCTGGCCAAGAAGCGCTTCGATCGCTTGATGGTTCTCTTGACCATCGCCTCGCTCCTCTTGCTGGGCCTCGACTTCGGCTTCGAGCCCACCGGACGCGTCCTGCTCGCGCTCCATGTGGGCGACTACTTGATCCTTGCAGTCTTTGCCTTCGACTACTTCGGGCGGCTCTGGCTCACGGAGCCGGAGTTCCCGAGCGCGGTGCGCCTGCGCTGGATCGACGTGCTTTTCTACCACTTCATGGCCCGCTTGCGCTTCGTCCTCAAGCCGGCCAATCTCATCGACCTGGTCTCGATCCTGCCGCTGATCTCCTACTTCCGGGCCCTGCGCATCCTGCGGATCCTCCGATTGCTCCAGGTGTTTCGCGTCTTGCCCGTCAACCCCTTCGAGGCCCTGGAAGCCGCCATCCGGCGGAACAGCCTGCTCTACGCCTCGACCTTCGCGTTCGTGGGGCTCGCCGTCTCGGTGGCCTCGGTCCTGGTCTTCGTGGCCGAGCACCGCGTGAATCCTGCCTTCAAGCACTTCGGCAATGCGGTCTGGTGGGCGGTGGTCACGGTCACGACCGTGGGCTTCGGCGACGTGGTGCCGCTCACGGCGGGCGGCAAGATCGTCGGCATCATGCTGATGTTCGGGGGGATGTTCCTGATCGCCCTCTTCGCGGGGGTCATCTCGCAGACCTTGGTCAGTCAACTACTCGTTCTCAGGGAGGAGCGCGTTCGCATGAGCGGTCTGGTGGATCAAATCGTCATTTGCGGCTGGAACCGCAACGGCCCCTTGCTCCTCGAAGAGCTGGCCCTGCGCTACGCGAGCCGCCTCTCGCGCATCGTCGTCTTCGCCAACGAGGACCCCCCCGACGGGTTCGATGCGCGCTTCACCTTCGTGAAGGGCGATCCGACCAAGGAGTCCGAGTGCGACAAGGTGCGGATGGACGTCGCGACGAGCGTGCTCATCATCGCGGATAACCCCGAGCGCGACCCGTCCGCCTCCGACGCCAAGACGGTGCTGACGGCCTTCGCCATCCGATCCTACGAGCGGAAGCTCCCGGAGCGCGGCATCGTGCGCCGGCACCCCCTTCACATCAGCGCCGAGGTCATCGACTCGCAGAACGCGGCCATCCTGCAAACAGCAGGGGTGGACGAGATCATCCAGAGCGCCCGCCTCAGCTGCAGCCTCTTGGCCCACAGCGCCGGAGCGCCCGAGACCGGCCAGGTCTTCTACGACCTGCTCACCCATCCGGATCAGCAACTCACGCGCATCCCGCTCACCATCACCCCCGATGGCGCGAACCGCTTCTTCGAGATCGCGACCGCCTTCAAGCGTCGCGAGGAGGCCTTGGCGATCGGCCTGGTTCGCAAGGGCGCGCTCATGCTGAACCCGCCGGCCGATACGGTCGTGCAGGAGGGGGATGAACTGCTGGTGCTACATCAGGCGATCGCCCTGGAGGCGAAGGCCGTAGAAAAGGGCCTCTTCAAGCGGATCATGCCGCGCCTGCGCCGCTAG
- a CDS encoding PLP-dependent aminotransferase family protein codes for MEERGTKVVQENLNLYQAIAGDIAQLITNGTLRPGDRVPSIRTLSRQQRVSPSTINQAYFLLERQGLIEARERSGFYVSAPASPSYKPFSILSETYAGPVTVRELITQVLLALRDPELLPLGAGTPSLDLLPLEKMARITAKVCQDQPELVLAYDFAPGSLELRRQIARYSAGFGCAFSPDDLIITSGGIEALNLCLRAVARPGDAIAIESPTYFGVLEAIESLGMHAVEIPTHPETGISLPDLEQALNEHKVKACLVMPTFNNPLGSVMSDQKKRELVELLGEREIPLIEDDIYGDLSFDGTRPKPCKAYDTRGLVLLCGSFSKTIGPGLRVGWCTPGRFLHQVVLLKGVTTLATPGLQQVALARFLEQGGYQRLLKGLRSTFQANLFRTHQVIAEAFPVGTKVTHPTGGFLLWVELPEGVDAVALHREALAAGISITPGPIFSASGNFQNCIRLNCANSWSERIEAGLRQLGAIAQRLAASR; via the coding sequence ATAGAGGAGCGAGGGACGAAAGTGGTTCAAGAAAACCTGAACCTCTACCAGGCCATTGCCGGTGACATCGCCCAGCTCATCACCAACGGGACCCTGCGCCCCGGCGACAGGGTCCCCTCCATTCGCACGCTCAGCCGCCAGCAGCGGGTGAGCCCCTCGACCATCAACCAGGCGTACTTCTTGCTCGAGCGCCAGGGCCTCATCGAGGCCCGCGAGCGCTCGGGCTTCTACGTCAGCGCGCCGGCCAGCCCCTCCTACAAGCCGTTCAGTATCCTTAGCGAAACCTACGCGGGCCCGGTCACGGTCCGCGAGCTGATCACGCAGGTGCTGCTGGCCTTGCGCGACCCCGAGTTGCTGCCGCTCGGCGCGGGCACCCCGAGCCTCGACTTGCTGCCGCTCGAAAAGATGGCGCGCATCACCGCCAAGGTCTGCCAGGATCAGCCCGAGCTGGTGCTCGCCTACGACTTCGCGCCGGGCTCGTTGGAGCTGCGCCGGCAGATCGCGCGCTATTCGGCCGGGTTCGGGTGCGCCTTCTCGCCGGACGACCTCATCATCACAAGCGGCGGAATCGAGGCGCTCAACCTCTGCCTGCGCGCGGTGGCGCGGCCGGGCGATGCGATCGCCATCGAGTCTCCCACCTACTTCGGCGTCCTGGAGGCCATCGAGAGCCTCGGCATGCACGCCGTCGAGATCCCGACGCACCCGGAGACGGGGATCAGCCTACCCGACCTCGAACAGGCCCTGAACGAGCACAAGGTCAAGGCCTGCCTCGTCATGCCCACCTTCAACAACCCCCTCGGCAGCGTGATGAGCGACCAGAAGAAGCGCGAGCTGGTGGAGCTGTTGGGCGAGCGCGAGATCCCGCTCATCGAGGACGACATCTACGGGGATCTGTCCTTCGACGGCACCCGTCCCAAGCCTTGCAAGGCCTACGATACCCGGGGCCTCGTGCTCTTGTGCGGTTCCTTCTCGAAGACCATCGGGCCAGGCCTACGGGTCGGCTGGTGCACACCCGGGCGCTTCTTGCACCAGGTGGTGCTCCTGAAAGGGGTCACGACCCTCGCAACCCCCGGCTTGCAACAGGTGGCGCTCGCTCGCTTCCTGGAGCAAGGGGGTTATCAGCGCCTCCTCAAGGGGCTGCGCAGCACCTTCCAGGCGAACCTTTTCCGGACCCACCAGGTCATCGCCGAGGCCTTCCCCGTGGGCACCAAGGTCACGCATCCGACCGGCGGCTTCTTGCTGTGGGTCGAGCTGCCCGAGGGGGTCGATGCGGTCGCCCTGCACCGGGAGGCCCTGGCGGCGGGCATCAGCATCACCCCGGGGCCGATCTTCTCGGCGAGCGGCAACTTCCAGAACTGCATCCGGCTCAACTGCGCCAACTCCTGGTCCGAGCGCATCGAGGCCGGGCTCAGGCAACTGGGGGCGATCGCTCAGCGGCTCGCCGCTTCTCGCTGA
- a CDS encoding response regulator transcription factor, protein MEPSSPIRIVIVEDEGFLRDLIRGALTGIEGLEVIATYGDAATAAAKIPALAPDVALLDIDLGQGGNGVQLGLAMRRKLPHLGIVLLSNHRDPSYLMAVPPNEVVGWSYLHKKSMSDTTTLLRAIRGSAAGYVMLDPVIAAGLKGSKGGLNQLSERSLALLKLLAQGYSNAAIASQLSLAEKTVENQLNALYKQLDIDTSDSNSHSRVQATLTYLRALSV, encoded by the coding sequence ATGGAACCGTCGTCTCCCATTCGCATCGTCATCGTCGAGGATGAAGGCTTTCTGCGCGACTTGATCCGCGGGGCCCTGACCGGTATTGAGGGGCTCGAGGTCATCGCGACCTACGGCGATGCGGCGACCGCCGCCGCCAAGATTCCGGCGCTCGCGCCGGACGTGGCCCTTCTCGACATCGACCTCGGGCAAGGAGGGAACGGGGTGCAACTCGGCCTTGCCATGCGGCGGAAACTCCCGCATCTGGGCATCGTCTTGCTCTCCAACCATCGGGATCCCAGCTACCTGATGGCGGTCCCGCCGAACGAGGTGGTGGGCTGGTCGTACCTTCACAAGAAATCCATGAGCGACACCACAACGCTCTTGCGGGCGATCAGAGGATCGGCGGCCGGTTACGTCATGCTCGACCCCGTGATCGCAGCCGGCCTCAAAGGATCGAAGGGCGGCCTCAACCAGCTGAGCGAGCGCTCGCTCGCCCTTCTCAAGCTCCTCGCCCAGGGCTACAGCAACGCCGCGATCGCCTCCCAGCTCAGCCTGGCCGAAAAGACCGTGGAGAACCAGCTCAACGCCCTCTACAAGCAGCTGGACATCGACACCTCGGACAGCAACAGCCATTCTCGGGTCCAGGCGACGCTCACCTACCTGCGCGCGCTCTCGGTCTGA
- a CDS encoding L-erythro-3,5-diaminohexanoate dehydrogenase, producing MTTVVKTNPFGTHRVLAPASALPYSAQKLDVNGPTRETEIRIEVEALNVDSASFTQLAEETGRDDAKMRARLMEIISERGKMHNPVTGSGGVLIGRVAEVGSSRTDLAVGDRIVTLVSLTTTPLFLESIGDIDWNAHQVKVVGRAFLFEKSLFAKIPTDLPEKLAMSVLDVCGAPAQTARLVKPGMKVVILGAAGKSGMLCSWVAADLAGPEGQVIGIVPTKAQADFLKKMPKAIEVVEGNALDPVGTYEQVGALTNGAYADLVINCVNIANTEMASILACRNHGKVYFFSMATSFQGAALGAESVGQDVELLIGNGYAEGHADYAIDLVRKNPELRAMIEEVSKG from the coding sequence ATGACGACCGTCGTGAAGACCAACCCCTTCGGCACCCACCGCGTTCTCGCGCCCGCCAGCGCCCTGCCCTACTCGGCCCAGAAGCTGGACGTGAACGGGCCCACCCGCGAGACCGAGATTCGCATCGAGGTCGAGGCCCTGAACGTGGACTCGGCGTCCTTCACCCAGCTCGCCGAGGAGACCGGCCGCGACGACGCCAAGATGCGCGCGCGCCTGATGGAGATCATCTCCGAGCGCGGCAAGATGCACAACCCGGTCACCGGCTCGGGCGGCGTCCTCATCGGCCGTGTGGCCGAGGTGGGTAGTTCGCGCACGGATCTTGCGGTCGGCGATCGCATCGTCACCCTCGTCTCCTTGACCACCACCCCGCTCTTCCTCGAGTCGATCGGCGACATCGACTGGAACGCGCACCAGGTCAAGGTCGTGGGCCGCGCCTTCCTCTTCGAGAAGAGCCTCTTCGCCAAGATCCCGACCGACCTGCCCGAGAAGCTCGCCATGTCGGTGCTCGACGTGTGCGGCGCGCCCGCGCAGACCGCGCGCCTGGTCAAGCCCGGCATGAAGGTCGTGATCCTGGGTGCTGCGGGCAAGAGCGGCATGCTCTGCTCGTGGGTGGCCGCGGACCTCGCGGGTCCCGAGGGCCAGGTCATCGGCATCGTGCCGACCAAGGCCCAGGCCGACTTCCTCAAGAAGATGCCCAAGGCCATCGAGGTGGTCGAGGGCAACGCGCTCGACCCGGTGGGGACCTACGAGCAGGTGGGTGCGCTCACGAACGGCGCCTACGCGGATCTCGTGATCAACTGCGTCAACATCGCGAACACCGAGATGGCGAGCATCCTCGCCTGCCGCAACCACGGCAAGGTGTACTTCTTCAGCATGGCGACCTCGTTCCAGGGTGCTGCTCTGGGCGCCGAGAGCGTCGGTCAGGACGTGGAGCTGCTCATCGGCAACGGCTACGCCGAGGGCCACGCGGACTACGCCATCGACCTGGTGCGGAAGAACCCCGAGCTGCGGGCGATGATCGAGGAAGTTTCCAAGGGATAA
- a CDS encoding acyl-CoA carboxylase subunit beta, which translates to MADKLADLKRRQEATQQGGGAAAIAKQHERGKLTARERLELLLDPGTFVETDRFRTHRCNNFGMDQKKVPGDGVVTGYGKIDGRLVYVFSQDFTVWGGSLGEVFAEKICKIMDLAVKTGAPVIGLNDSGGARIQEGVESLAGYAEIFWRNVQASGVVPQISAIMGPCAGGAVYSPAMTDIIAMVQDTSYMFITGPDIVKTVTGEEVTQEELGGAGVHNRTSGVAHLMYPSEEECIQNLRYLLSFLPSNNLEEPPVVPTADPANRTEQALRNIIPDQPSKPYDMKELLGLVVDDGELFELQPHFAPNIITTFARLGGQTVGIVANQPSHMAGTLDINASVKGARFVRFCDSFNIPIITFEDVPGYFPGKTQEYGGIIRHGAKLLYAYCEATVPMITVITRKAYGGAYDVLGSKHIRTDVNLAWPSAEIAVMGAEGAVNLLYRRELAADPSQRDELIAEYRDRFANPYVAAERGFLDDVIDPAETRPRLIDALQMLRNKRVERPRRKHGNIPL; encoded by the coding sequence ATGGCCGACAAGCTGGCCGACCTCAAGCGCCGCCAGGAGGCGACGCAGCAGGGCGGCGGAGCGGCGGCGATCGCCAAGCAGCACGAGCGCGGCAAGCTGACCGCGCGCGAGCGGCTCGAGCTGTTGCTCGACCCGGGCACCTTCGTCGAGACGGATCGCTTCCGCACCCACCGCTGCAACAACTTCGGCATGGACCAGAAGAAGGTCCCCGGCGACGGCGTCGTCACCGGCTACGGCAAGATCGACGGCCGTTTGGTCTACGTCTTCAGCCAGGACTTCACGGTCTGGGGCGGCAGCCTCGGCGAGGTCTTCGCCGAGAAGATCTGCAAGATCATGGACCTCGCGGTCAAGACCGGCGCGCCGGTCATCGGCCTCAACGACTCGGGCGGCGCCCGCATCCAGGAGGGCGTCGAGAGCCTCGCCGGCTACGCCGAGATCTTCTGGCGCAACGTGCAGGCCTCGGGCGTGGTTCCCCAGATCTCGGCCATCATGGGCCCCTGCGCGGGGGGTGCCGTGTACTCGCCGGCCATGACCGACATCATTGCCATGGTCCAGGACACGAGCTACATGTTCATCACCGGTCCGGACATCGTGAAGACGGTGACCGGCGAAGAGGTGACCCAGGAAGAATTGGGCGGCGCCGGCGTCCACAACCGCACCAGCGGCGTGGCGCACCTGATGTACCCCTCGGAAGAGGAGTGCATCCAGAATCTGCGCTACCTGCTCTCGTTCCTGCCCTCCAACAACCTCGAAGAGCCCCCGGTGGTCCCCACCGCCGACCCGGCCAACCGCACCGAGCAGGCCCTTCGCAACATCATCCCCGACCAGCCCAGCAAGCCCTACGACATGAAGGAGCTCCTGGGCCTGGTGGTGGACGACGGCGAGCTCTTCGAGCTCCAGCCCCACTTCGCGCCGAACATCATCACCACCTTCGCCCGCCTCGGCGGTCAGACGGTGGGCATCGTCGCCAACCAGCCGAGCCACATGGCCGGCACCCTGGACATCAACGCCTCGGTCAAGGGCGCGCGCTTCGTGCGGTTCTGCGACTCGTTCAACATCCCCATCATCACCTTCGAGGACGTGCCCGGCTACTTCCCCGGCAAGACCCAGGAGTACGGCGGCATCATCCGCCACGGCGCGAAGCTGCTCTACGCCTACTGCGAGGCGACGGTCCCCATGATCACCGTCATCACCCGCAAGGCCTACGGCGGCGCCTACGACGTGCTCGGCTCCAAGCACATCCGCACCGACGTGAACCTCGCCTGGCCCTCGGCCGAGATCGCGGTCATGGGCGCGGAGGGCGCGGTCAACCTCCTGTACCGGCGCGAGCTCGCGGCGGACCCCAGCCAGCGCGACGAGCTGATCGCCGAGTACCGCGATCGCTTCGCCAACCCCTACGTGGCGGCCGAGCGCGGCTTCCTCGACGACGTCATCGACCCCGCCGAGACCCGTCCCCGCCTCATCGACGCCCTGCAGATGCTGCGCAACAAGCGCGTCGAGCGCCCGCGCCGCAAGCACGGCAACATCCCCCTGTAG
- a CDS encoding 3-keto-5-aminohexanoate cleavage protein produces MANPLIITCCPVGAEITRAQHPGFPYTPHEIAREAIGAVKAGASIVHLHVRDDDGTPSQDPARFAETIRLIKAEVDCIIQISTGGAVTATVDERLQPVRELNPTPEMASLTMGTVNFGDEVFWNPPSLIETFAGEFTKRGIKPELEIFEPGMIHSAMKLLKKGILQGPLHFDFVLGVPGASPGTPKALMHMIESIPADATWTVAGVGAAQLTLGMIAIAMGGHVRAGFEDNLYYRKGELAESNAQLVARMARLAAEANRPVATPDQAREILKMPIRSHA; encoded by the coding sequence ATGGCAAATCCTCTCATCATCACTTGCTGCCCGGTCGGCGCCGAGATCACCCGCGCCCAGCACCCTGGCTTCCCCTACACCCCTCATGAGATCGCGCGCGAAGCGATCGGTGCGGTGAAGGCGGGCGCCTCGATCGTTCACCTGCACGTGCGTGACGACGACGGCACCCCGAGCCAGGACCCTGCGCGCTTCGCCGAGACGATCCGCCTCATCAAGGCCGAAGTGGACTGCATCATCCAGATCTCGACCGGAGGGGCCGTCACCGCGACCGTGGACGAGCGCCTCCAGCCGGTGCGCGAGCTGAACCCGACCCCCGAGATGGCCTCGCTCACCATGGGCACGGTCAACTTCGGCGACGAGGTGTTCTGGAACCCGCCCAGCCTGATCGAGACCTTCGCCGGCGAGTTCACCAAGCGCGGCATCAAGCCGGAGCTCGAGATCTTCGAGCCGGGGATGATCCACAGCGCCATGAAGCTGCTCAAGAAGGGGATCCTCCAGGGCCCCCTCCATTTCGATTTCGTGCTCGGCGTGCCCGGCGCTTCGCCCGGTACCCCCAAGGCCCTCATGCACATGATCGAGTCGATCCCCGCGGATGCGACCTGGACGGTGGCCGGCGTCGGCGCCGCCCAGCTCACCCTCGGCATGATCGCGATCGCCATGGGCGGCCACGTGCGCGCCGGCTTCGAGGACAACCTCTACTACCGCAAGGGCGAGCTCGCCGAGTCCAACGCCCAGCTCGTGGCGCGCATGGCGCGCCTTGCGGCCGAAGCCAACCGCCCGGTGGCGACCCCCGACCAGGCCCGTGAAATCCTCAAGATGCCCATCAGGAGCCATGCGTAA
- a CDS encoding AMIN domain-containing protein, with translation MHRFAIPLAACCALGADPTAQAAESPHVGRPQYDAVQRTLTLTGTGDRPQVRMIREPGQILYLELVGARYGARTWSINPNDGLVRRILVAQNRPGVVRIALRGVEELRLARAFSPHGSGWQLKLDIAPQKPPLAPPPARKPEQAIAPEHRRREDEPALIGSFRFDGRTGEIRLPLYRRPVSSGVFVDPHRPNVAFVELPAGYGGRVELVGRTRSLDPAHPLIDRILLAQNREGVVRLAVRAKQPFELQTRRRPVRDHWELVIKLVPVAMPAPTPTPLPMPTAMPALPVATIGANSEPTLTPSPSLSPCPSPVPPADHPGHRLQVPRPLSQTITMGYQSRNLQEDYATGGSVSRLSAIDAYGLTLEQQWQDAFSSRLALDRAAYRIVDDSLLGSHHDRTETQLKALAVWENSALKVRQRLAVGYQMRVVSVDSSFAAPQPSYMFSNSQLYHGPEVGDELVVPLTGPLDGLLDLQLQPYVFNALDTGVPELGPLYRLSVEPGLQASFGAASLRLSYQVDLLSRYGGPFQTFSGPSMRMAWRF, from the coding sequence ATGCATCGCTTCGCCATCCCCCTGGCTGCCTGTTGCGCGCTTGGAGCCGATCCGACGGCCCAAGCCGCGGAATCCCCCCACGTGGGCCGTCCGCAGTACGATGCCGTTCAGCGGACGCTGACCCTCACCGGTACGGGCGATCGGCCCCAAGTCCGCATGATCCGTGAACCCGGCCAGATCCTGTACCTGGAGCTGGTGGGGGCGCGCTACGGCGCGCGAACCTGGTCCATCAACCCGAACGACGGCCTCGTCCGGCGCATCCTCGTCGCGCAGAACCGGCCAGGCGTCGTGCGGATCGCCCTGCGCGGCGTCGAGGAGCTGCGCCTGGCTCGGGCCTTCAGCCCTCACGGCTCGGGTTGGCAGCTGAAGCTCGACATCGCCCCTCAGAAGCCGCCGCTGGCCCCGCCACCCGCCCGGAAACCCGAGCAAGCGATCGCGCCGGAACATCGTCGCCGTGAGGACGAGCCCGCGCTCATCGGGTCGTTCCGCTTCGACGGCCGGACCGGCGAGATTCGCCTTCCCCTCTACCGCCGCCCGGTGTCGAGCGGGGTGTTCGTGGATCCTCACCGCCCGAACGTCGCCTTCGTCGAACTGCCGGCGGGGTACGGCGGGCGTGTGGAGCTGGTGGGCCGAACGCGCTCGCTCGATCCGGCGCATCCTCTGATCGATCGGATCTTGCTGGCGCAGAATCGCGAGGGGGTCGTGCGTCTGGCCGTCCGTGCAAAGCAGCCTTTCGAGCTTCAGACCCGGCGGCGCCCGGTGCGGGACCACTGGGAGCTGGTCATCAAGCTGGTGCCCGTGGCCATGCCGGCCCCCACGCCAACCCCGCTCCCCATGCCGACGGCGATGCCGGCCCTTCCCGTGGCGACGATCGGCGCGAACTCCGAGCCGACGCTCACCCCTTCGCCTAGCCTATCGCCTTGCCCCTCGCCCGTCCCGCCCGCCGACCACCCCGGGCATCGCCTCCAAGTCCCCCGTCCTCTCAGCCAGACAATCACGATGGGCTACCAGAGCCGGAACCTGCAAGAAGACTATGCAACGGGCGGGTCGGTCTCTCGGCTTTCTGCCATCGACGCCTACGGGCTGACGCTGGAGCAGCAGTGGCAAGATGCCTTTTCCTCTCGCCTCGCGCTCGACCGGGCGGCCTATCGGATCGTGGATGATTCCCTGCTGGGATCCCATCATGACCGGACGGAAACCCAGCTGAAGGCCTTGGCGGTCTGGGAAAACTCGGCTCTGAAGGTTCGCCAGCGTCTCGCGGTCGGCTACCAGATGCGCGTCGTGTCGGTGGATAGCTCGTTCGCTGCCCCCCAGCCGAGCTACATGTTCTCGAACAGCCAGCTCTACCATGGGCCAGAAGTCGGAGATGAACTCGTCGTGCCTCTCACCGGCCCTCTTGACGGGCTCCTCGACCTGCAACTCCAGCCGTATGTCTTCAACGCCCTGGATACGGGCGTCCCGGAGCTGGGCCCCCTTTATCGACTGAGCGTCGAGCCGGGCTTGCAGGCAAGCTTTGGCGCGGCCTCCCTCAGGCTATCCTATCAAGTCGACCTCTTGTCTCGATACGGCGGCCCTTTCCAGACCTTCTCCGGGCCCAGCATGCGCATGGCCTGGCGGTTCTAG